In Sodalis ligni, a single genomic region encodes these proteins:
- a CDS encoding ABC transporter ATP-binding protein, translating to MANVSIRNVRKAYGNVEIIPQLSVDIEDGQFVVLVGPSGCGKSTLLRMIAGLEDITAGEIAIDGDVINDAPAKERDIAMVFQNYALYPHMTVAENMSFALKLMKRPKAEITERVGRAADILGLTQLLARYPRELSGGQRQRVAMGRAIVRDPKVFLFDEPLSNLDAKLRVQMRTEIRALHQRLRTTTVYVTHDQIEAMTMADKIVVMNMGNIEQVGSPLALYDRPDNLFVAGFIGSPAMNLFEGNVCGDAACVRTEQGLELPIPANLRVAAGQLVVYGVRPEHFAIAERGGFICHVEVIEPTGSETLVTLRSGESQIVATFRERLNLDPGAAVRLLPNVEAVHLFDAASGRRIETTAAGKAGYTF from the coding sequence ATGGCAAATGTATCTATCAGGAATGTACGCAAGGCATACGGGAACGTTGAGATCATTCCACAGCTGTCGGTTGATATCGAGGATGGGCAATTCGTGGTTCTGGTAGGGCCGTCCGGCTGTGGTAAATCCACGCTGCTGCGCATGATAGCCGGCCTGGAAGATATCACCGCCGGCGAAATCGCCATTGACGGCGACGTCATTAATGACGCGCCGGCGAAAGAACGCGATATCGCCATGGTATTCCAGAACTATGCGCTTTATCCCCATATGACGGTGGCCGAAAACATGAGTTTCGCCCTGAAGCTGATGAAGCGGCCCAAGGCGGAAATAACCGAGCGTGTCGGCCGTGCCGCGGACATCCTGGGATTGACACAACTGCTGGCGCGTTATCCCCGCGAGCTGTCCGGCGGCCAGCGCCAGCGGGTCGCCATGGGGCGCGCCATCGTGCGGGATCCGAAAGTGTTTCTCTTCGACGAGCCGCTGTCCAACCTCGATGCGAAACTGCGCGTGCAGATGCGAACGGAGATCCGGGCGCTGCACCAGCGATTAAGGACCACCACGGTTTACGTTACCCACGACCAGATCGAAGCGATGACCATGGCGGACAAAATCGTGGTGATGAACATGGGCAATATCGAGCAGGTGGGATCGCCCCTCGCGCTTTACGACCGACCGGATAATCTGTTTGTCGCGGGATTTATCGGTTCTCCCGCCATGAACCTGTTTGAGGGGAACGTCTGTGGCGACGCAGCCTGCGTGCGCACCGAACAGGGTCTGGAATTGCCCATCCCGGCTAACCTTCGCGTCGCCGCGGGGCAGTTGGTGGTTTATGGCGTCAGGCCCGAACATTTTGCGATAGCCGAACGGGGTGGATTCATCTGCCATGTTGAGGTTATCGAACCCACAGGCTCCGAAACCCTGGTGACGCTGAGATCGGGGGAGAGCCAGATCGTTGCCACCTTCCGCGAGCGGCTGAATCTGGATCCCGGCGCCGCCGTCCGGCTGCTGCCCAACGTGGAGGCGGTCCATCTGTTTGATGCCGCCAGTGGCCGGCGCATCGAAACCACCGCCGCCGGCAAAGCCGGGTACACCTTTTGA
- a CDS encoding MFS transporter, with the protein MNSMSASAKLPQRGAKTIFSVTSGNFLEMYDFMVFGYYATAIAKTFFPGTNPFASLMLTLMTFGAGFLMRPLGAIVLGAYIDHHGRRKGLLLTLGLMALGTLTIACIPGYATLGIAAPILILLGRLLQGFSAGVELGGVSVYLAEVAPKNRKGFYVSWQSGSQQVAVIFAALLGLMLNHLLSRDQVTEWGWRIPFVVGCLIVPFLFWIRRMLEETEAFSKRTHHPSMKEIMRSVAGHWALVLAGMLIVVTTTVMFYMITAFTPTFGKTVLMMSDRQSFLVTMAVGISNLFWLPVMGAFSDRVGRRPLLLFFTLLMVFTAWPSLRWLVKDASFGHLLEVELWLSFMYAGYNGAMVVYLTEVMPVQLRASGFSMAYSLATALFGGFTPAVCSYLIHITGDKSMPGVWLTLSALCGLAGALMIPRLLKQYQAEQAAPAVNALHSGSGG; encoded by the coding sequence ATGAATTCAATGTCTGCATCGGCCAAGTTGCCTCAACGCGGGGCCAAAACGATTTTCAGCGTCACCAGCGGCAATTTTCTAGAAATGTATGACTTTATGGTGTTTGGCTATTACGCCACCGCCATCGCCAAGACTTTTTTTCCCGGGACAAATCCCTTCGCCTCCCTGATGCTCACCTTGATGACCTTTGGCGCCGGCTTTCTGATGCGGCCGCTGGGGGCTATCGTGCTTGGAGCCTATATTGACCATCACGGGCGTCGCAAGGGCCTGCTCCTGACGCTGGGACTGATGGCCCTGGGCACCCTGACCATCGCCTGCATTCCCGGTTACGCCACCCTGGGCATCGCCGCGCCGATTCTGATTCTGCTCGGCCGTTTGCTGCAGGGCTTTTCAGCGGGGGTGGAACTGGGGGGCGTGTCGGTTTATCTGGCCGAGGTCGCGCCAAAAAACCGCAAGGGATTTTATGTCAGCTGGCAGTCCGGCAGCCAGCAGGTAGCGGTGATTTTCGCCGCCCTGCTGGGGTTGATGCTTAATCACCTGCTGAGCAGGGATCAGGTAACGGAATGGGGCTGGCGCATTCCCTTCGTGGTGGGCTGCCTTATCGTGCCGTTTCTGTTCTGGATCCGGCGCATGCTGGAGGAAACGGAGGCGTTCAGCAAACGCACCCATCACCCCTCCATGAAAGAGATTATGCGTTCGGTGGCGGGTCACTGGGCGCTGGTGCTGGCGGGCATGCTGATTGTGGTCACCACCACGGTAATGTTTTATATGATTACCGCTTTTACCCCCACCTTCGGCAAGACCGTGCTCATGATGAGCGACCGGCAGAGCTTTCTGGTCACCATGGCGGTGGGCATTTCCAATCTTTTCTGGCTGCCGGTGATGGGCGCTTTCTCCGATCGGGTCGGCCGGCGGCCATTGCTGCTTTTCTTTACCCTGCTGATGGTGTTTACCGCCTGGCCGTCGCTGCGCTGGCTGGTAAAGGATGCCTCGTTTGGTCATCTGCTGGAAGTGGAGCTGTGGCTGTCGTTTATGTATGCCGGCTATAACGGCGCCATGGTGGTTTATCTGACCGAGGTGATGCCGGTACAGCTGCGCGCCAGTGGATTTTCCATGGCTTACAGCCTGGCGACGGCCCTGTTCGGCGGATTTACGCCGGCGGTTTGCAGCTATCTTATTCACATCACCGGGGATAAATCCATGCCGGGGGTATGGCTAACCCTCTCGGCCCTGTGCGGATTGGCCGGCGCGCTGATGATTCCCCGCCTGCTGAAACAGTACCAGGCGGAGCAGGCCGCCCCGGCGGTGAATGCGCTGCATAGCGGGAGCGGCGGCTGA
- a CDS encoding ABC transporter substrate-binding protein: protein MPNLRLIAAACVMVPSLMAPLQAISQDKIELTFMSWEASPLESASIRAGLKDFEQANPDVRVKYVTSPFAQHHSKLRTMMAAGTAPDVFYLNPDYQRDFVANGQLLDLTDAFPKYWDLKDFTPGSQKKIQLEVDGKKHIYGVDVCNVGPVLFYNKKLFDEAGVPYPPTKLADQWSWDQFVGYMRKLTKVQNGKTLQYGTANFEEGMNLYTTQEMLASNGATWFNADFSKAEGMDSPQTKNTLEKIKALRTDGLAPNPASIGLDTTNSPTQLLLTGRVATLFMGSYGLQELAASHIELGAGLPPKMSGTFTPMSSCNMDAVWSGTKHPEEAIKLVTFLTSMKFAIPLYKAGLWMPNRLSMYQPDNLKSWYDPAVYPKGWIDMQSLWTHSDLRWFDQIRHTDEVYNIISDSLQSYLYSDAKLDDVLPAMQSRVNEAMQQQ from the coding sequence ATGCCGAATTTAAGATTGATAGCCGCAGCGTGCGTTATGGTGCCCTCCCTGATGGCGCCACTACAGGCCATAAGCCAGGATAAAATTGAACTGACCTTTATGAGCTGGGAGGCAAGTCCCCTTGAATCGGCCAGTATTCGCGCCGGCTTGAAGGATTTCGAGCAGGCCAATCCCGATGTGCGGGTGAAATATGTGACCTCGCCCTTTGCCCAGCACCATTCCAAGCTGCGAACAATGATGGCGGCGGGTACGGCTCCGGATGTCTTCTATCTCAATCCCGACTACCAAAGGGATTTCGTCGCCAATGGTCAACTGCTCGATTTAACCGATGCCTTCCCGAAATATTGGGACCTCAAAGATTTCACGCCGGGTTCGCAGAAAAAGATCCAGCTTGAGGTAGACGGAAAGAAACACATATACGGCGTGGATGTCTGTAATGTCGGCCCGGTTCTCTTCTACAACAAAAAGCTGTTTGACGAAGCCGGCGTGCCCTACCCGCCCACCAAGCTTGCGGATCAGTGGAGCTGGGATCAATTCGTCGGCTATATGCGAAAACTGACCAAGGTCCAGAATGGCAAGACGCTGCAGTACGGCACGGCAAATTTCGAAGAGGGGATGAACCTTTACACCACCCAGGAGATGCTGGCGTCCAACGGCGCCACATGGTTTAACGCCGATTTCAGCAAAGCCGAGGGAATGGATTCCCCGCAAACCAAGAATACGCTGGAAAAAATCAAGGCCCTGCGTACCGACGGCCTGGCGCCCAATCCCGCATCCATCGGCCTTGATACCACCAACTCCCCGACCCAGCTATTGCTGACCGGCCGGGTAGCGACGCTGTTTATGGGCTCCTATGGATTGCAGGAACTGGCCGCTTCCCACATAGAACTGGGCGCAGGCCTGCCGCCGAAAATGTCCGGGACCTTTACCCCGATGAGTTCCTGCAATATGGATGCCGTATGGTCCGGCACCAAGCATCCGGAGGAAGCCATCAAACTAGTGACTTTCCTGACGTCGATGAAATTCGCCATCCCGCTTTACAAGGCCGGCCTCTGGATGCCGAACCGGCTTTCCATGTATCAGCCGGATAATCTCAAAAGCTGGTATGACCCGGCGGTTTATCCGAAAGGCTGGATTGATATGCAGAGCCTGTGGACCCATAGCGATCTCCGCTGGTTCGATCAGATAAGGCATACCGACGAAGTCTACAACATCATCTCCGATTCGCTGCAATCCTACCTTTATTCGGACGCGAAGCTGGATGACGTGCTGCCGGCCATGCAATCAAGGGTCAACGAGGCGATGCAGCAGCAGTAA
- a CDS encoding FGGY-family carbohydrate kinase codes for MSDNYLIGLDYGSESARGVLIDTVSGRQIASHTHAYRHGIMTRQLAGGTLLPHGWALQNAADYLEAAEIILGKLGRGRRVASIGVGFTASSPLPATRTGIALSRLQPGNPHAYVKLWKHGAAQQYADAINARGGAFLAHFGGRLSGEWLLAKAVQIATESPATWKATDKFIESGDWLVWQLTGNEVRSLGFAAYKAQYLDGEGYPEGILPDLGSRLTAPKRIGSPAGSLTEAWRKKTGIEGNAVVAVAVIDSHVVLPAIGAVKTGSLVGALGTSAAYLLLSEQYQPLPEGIEGVARDGSIRDLWCYEAGQASFGDTLSWFVKQFPRADTPSESFRLYNHEAASYYPDKNPLVALDWWNGNRVPLADSRLRGMLVGIGMDTTATAIYRTLMESLCFGARSIVELFEAGRIEIDRVLMTSGLAQNNPLLVQIMADVMDRPIDVPALDNPTAVGAAIHGAVAGGVVADYHEGAARFGARGYRQYKPDKTQAAAYAPLYRIYRNMAASTDVRRAMHSLRSADV; via the coding sequence ATGAGTGACAATTATCTTATCGGACTCGACTACGGGTCAGAATCGGCGCGCGGAGTGCTGATCGACACCGTCAGCGGGCGCCAGATCGCCAGCCACACCCATGCCTACCGCCACGGCATCATGACCCGGCAATTGGCCGGCGGCACCCTGCTGCCCCACGGCTGGGCGCTGCAAAATGCGGCGGATTATCTGGAAGCGGCCGAGATTATCCTGGGGAAACTGGGGCGCGGTCGCCGGGTTGCGTCAATCGGCGTGGGATTCACCGCCAGTTCGCCGCTGCCGGCGACCAGGACGGGCATTGCCCTTTCCCGACTTCAGCCCGGTAACCCCCATGCCTATGTAAAACTCTGGAAACACGGGGCGGCGCAGCAATACGCCGACGCGATTAATGCGCGCGGCGGGGCCTTTCTGGCGCATTTTGGCGGCCGGCTTTCCGGGGAGTGGCTGCTGGCAAAGGCGGTCCAGATAGCCACAGAATCCCCCGCTACGTGGAAGGCGACCGATAAGTTTATCGAATCCGGCGACTGGCTGGTCTGGCAACTCACCGGCAACGAGGTAAGAAGCCTTGGTTTCGCGGCATATAAAGCTCAGTACCTCGACGGTGAAGGGTATCCCGAGGGGATCCTGCCCGATCTCGGCTCCCGGCTAACGGCCCCGAAGCGTATCGGCTCGCCCGCGGGTAGCCTGACCGAGGCCTGGCGCAAGAAAACCGGCATAGAGGGTAATGCCGTGGTGGCCGTGGCCGTTATCGATTCTCACGTCGTCCTGCCCGCTATCGGGGCGGTGAAGACCGGAAGCCTGGTGGGGGCGCTGGGCACCTCGGCGGCCTATCTGTTGCTGAGCGAGCAGTATCAGCCGCTGCCGGAGGGCATCGAGGGAGTGGCCAGGGATGGATCGATTCGTGATTTATGGTGCTACGAGGCAGGTCAGGCCAGCTTCGGCGACACGCTGAGCTGGTTTGTTAAACAGTTTCCCCGCGCGGACACGCCCAGTGAAAGCTTTCGGCTCTATAATCACGAGGCGGCATCCTATTATCCGGATAAAAACCCACTGGTGGCGCTGGACTGGTGGAACGGCAATCGTGTTCCGCTGGCGGATTCCCGCCTCAGAGGCATGCTGGTGGGCATCGGCATGGACACGACGGCAACAGCTATCTATCGCACCCTCATGGAATCCCTCTGCTTTGGCGCGCGGTCAATCGTCGAATTGTTTGAAGCGGGAAGAATCGAAATCGACAGAGTGTTGATGACCAGCGGGCTGGCGCAGAATAATCCCCTGCTGGTGCAGATCATGGCGGACGTTATGGACCGGCCCATCGACGTGCCGGCGCTGGACAATCCAACGGCGGTAGGCGCGGCCATTCACGGCGCGGTCGCCGGCGGGGTGGTGGCCGACTATCACGAAGGCGCCGCTCGCTTCGGTGCCCGCGGCTACCGACAGTACAAGCCCGATAAGACCCAGGCGGCGGCCTATGCGCCGCTTTACCGGATTTACCGGAATATGGCCGCTTCCACCGACGTCCGCCGGGCTATGCACAGCTTGCGTTCCGCCGACGTTTAG
- the uxuA gene encoding mannonate dehydratase, which yields MQMTMRWFGPDEDKVTLDYIRQVPGVEGVVGALYDVPVGEVWPKDKIEKLVSLAHQANLTMEVIESVNIHDDIKIGLPSRDGYIANYKQTIRHLAEYGVKVICYNFMPVFDWMKTDMNYVLPDGSLTMAFEKKGIDKSLEEVVKEVLDNSNGFALPGWEPERLAQVQTLFAKYKDVDDSKLRENLAYFLKEIIPVCEEVGVKMAIHPDDPPYSIFGLPRVVKNRDDLDWICNAVDSEANGITLCTGSIAEDPTNDVYQILEEFTRRKRIHFAHVRNIKRIKDKDFYESAHLSRYGSLDMFKIMKVLHDNGFDGYIRPDHGRFIWGETGRPGYGLYDRAIGLSYLLGMWEALENNA from the coding sequence ATGCAAATGACAATGCGCTGGTTTGGGCCGGATGAAGATAAAGTCACCCTGGATTATATACGCCAGGTGCCCGGAGTAGAAGGCGTGGTAGGTGCGTTGTACGACGTGCCGGTAGGCGAGGTCTGGCCAAAGGATAAGATTGAAAAATTGGTTTCACTGGCGCATCAGGCCAATCTGACGATGGAAGTCATCGAAAGCGTCAACATCCATGACGATATCAAAATCGGATTACCGAGCCGTGACGGATATATTGCAAATTATAAACAAACCATCCGTCATTTGGCCGAGTACGGCGTCAAGGTTATCTGCTATAACTTTATGCCGGTCTTTGACTGGATGAAGACCGATATGAACTATGTGCTGCCCGATGGTTCCCTAACCATGGCCTTTGAGAAAAAGGGCATCGATAAGTCGCTGGAAGAAGTGGTTAAAGAGGTTCTGGACAACTCAAACGGCTTTGCCCTGCCGGGCTGGGAACCGGAACGTCTGGCCCAGGTGCAAACGCTGTTTGCCAAATATAAAGATGTGGATGATAGCAAGCTGCGTGAAAACCTGGCCTATTTCTTAAAAGAAATCATCCCCGTCTGTGAAGAAGTCGGCGTGAAGATGGCCATTCATCCCGACGATCCGCCCTATTCCATTTTCGGGCTGCCCCGCGTGGTCAAAAACCGCGACGACCTGGACTGGATTTGCAACGCCGTCGATTCAGAAGCCAACGGTATTACGCTCTGTACCGGCTCCATTGCCGAAGACCCGACCAATGACGTCTACCAGATTCTGGAAGAATTCACGCGCCGCAAACGTATTCATTTCGCCCATGTCCGCAATATCAAGCGAATCAAGGATAAAGACTTTTATGAGTCGGCCCATTTATCCCGCTATGGTTCGCTGGATATGTTCAAAATCATGAAAGTCCTGCATGACAACGGGTTTGATGGTTATATCCGTCCCGATCACGGGCGCTTTATCTGGGGTGAAACCGGCCGTCCCGGTTACGGTTTATATGACCGCGCCATAGGCCTGAGCTATTTGCTCGGCATGTGGGAAGCCCTTGAGAACAATGCCTGA
- a CDS encoding carbohydrate ABC transporter permease: protein MHKAAKALPRGAPTVLPSRIGARRSKSITRRQWFWPAVFLAPALVGFCAFTLFPAVASLALSFTSWNLNTLPKWIGLDNYVKMVSDPTAIKVFWNTVYFTVVTVPVLLVIPLLLAIALNQKIAGVRFFRAAYFLPVISSMVAMSMVWQWMYNADFGLINYCLDLVGINGPKWMTDERWAMPAVMITSIWKSIGFNMMLFLAGLQGISSSYYEAAEIDGANAFQKFWNITLPSLRPTTLFVTVITIINSFQVFDQVMVMTGGGPNRSSSVLVHYIYQNGFQFYRMGYASALGWALTIFVLILTLVQFRLNKSQGD from the coding sequence ATGCACAAAGCAGCCAAAGCATTACCAAGGGGCGCGCCGACCGTGCTCCCCTCCCGTATCGGCGCACGGCGAAGCAAAAGCATCACCCGGCGGCAATGGTTCTGGCCGGCGGTTTTTCTGGCCCCGGCGCTGGTGGGCTTTTGCGCCTTTACCCTGTTCCCGGCCGTTGCCTCGCTGGCGCTGAGTTTCACCAGTTGGAACCTTAATACCCTGCCCAAGTGGATAGGCCTGGACAACTACGTCAAAATGGTTAGCGATCCCACCGCCATCAAGGTGTTCTGGAACACGGTTTATTTCACCGTGGTCACGGTCCCGGTGCTGTTGGTCATTCCGCTGCTGCTCGCCATCGCGTTGAATCAAAAGATTGCCGGAGTCCGTTTCTTTCGCGCCGCCTATTTCCTGCCGGTGATCTCCTCGATGGTGGCCATGTCCATGGTCTGGCAGTGGATGTACAACGCCGACTTCGGCCTTATCAACTACTGCCTCGATCTGGTGGGCATTAACGGCCCCAAGTGGATGACCGATGAACGCTGGGCAATGCCGGCGGTGATGATCACCAGTATCTGGAAGAGTATCGGTTTTAACATGATGCTGTTTCTCGCCGGCCTGCAGGGCATCTCGTCGTCCTATTACGAGGCGGCTGAGATCGACGGCGCGAACGCCTTCCAGAAGTTCTGGAACATTACGCTGCCGTCGCTGCGTCCCACCACGCTGTTCGTGACCGTTATCACCATCATCAATTCGTTCCAGGTATTCGACCAGGTAATGGTCATGACCGGCGGCGGTCCCAACAGAAGCTCCTCGGTGCTGGTGCACTATATCTATCAGAATGGTTTCCAGTTTTATCGCATGGGTTATGCCAGCGCGCTGGGCTGGGCGCTGACGATTTTTGTTCTGATATTGACCCTGGTGCAGTTTCGTCTCAACAAGTCTCAAGGGGATTGA
- a CDS encoding glycosyltransferase family 2 protein, translating into MKLSLIIPAYNEELYLATCLQCAMKELTAHATPGEFEIIVVNNASTDRTSAVAAGFDNVRVVYEPIKGLTRARQKGLESASGDILAFIDADTRMPSGWLGKVLDAYEKRSDLVCISGPYRYFDLPGVKGLLVKLYWLLLAKPTYWFTGYMAVGGNFAASKQALLRIGGFDTSIPFYGEDTNIARRLSVECRVQFDLEMVMETSARRLKEEGFVTTAIRYVINFMSEAIRNKPATSEYRDIR; encoded by the coding sequence GTGAAACTCAGTCTGATAATACCTGCTTATAACGAAGAGCTGTATCTTGCGACCTGCCTGCAATGCGCGATGAAGGAGCTGACGGCGCACGCAACACCCGGTGAGTTTGAAATTATCGTCGTCAATAATGCCAGCACTGACCGGACTTCGGCCGTTGCGGCCGGATTTGACAATGTACGCGTGGTATACGAGCCCATTAAAGGATTGACCCGCGCCCGGCAGAAGGGGCTGGAGTCGGCCTCGGGGGATATCCTGGCCTTTATCGACGCCGATACGCGTATGCCGTCCGGCTGGCTGGGTAAAGTGCTGGATGCTTATGAGAAAAGGAGCGATCTGGTCTGTATCAGCGGCCCGTATCGCTATTTCGATCTGCCGGGCGTGAAAGGCTTATTGGTGAAGCTCTACTGGCTGCTGCTGGCCAAACCTACCTACTGGTTCACCGGCTATATGGCGGTGGGCGGTAATTTCGCCGCCAGTAAACAGGCCCTGCTGCGTATCGGCGGATTCGATACGTCCATTCCCTTTTACGGGGAAGATACCAATATCGCCCGGCGGCTGTCCGTCGAGTGCAGGGTGCAATTCGATTTGGAAATGGTCATGGAAACCTCGGCGCGCCGCTTGAAAGAAGAAGGCTTCGTCACTACCGCCATTCGTTATGTCATCAATTTTATGTCCGAGGCAATCCGCAATAAACCCGCCACATCGGAATATCGCGATATTCGTTAG
- a CDS encoding carbohydrate ABC transporter permease → MLSGSPFLSQLWNTVFISVVTLIGTLVTSAMAGFAFSWVFRFRGKDALFVIVLVSIMIPYHVLLVPTFALLRTMGLLDSPWAIILSTMVSPFGIFLMRQFYIGIPKELAEAATLDGCSPWGIFWKIFLPLSKPSLTTLAIFTFVGTWNDFLRPLIFLSSNENQTLTLGIYTAQGLFATNWPVLMATVGLSLLPVVIMFLCLQDLFVKGVALTGLK, encoded by the coding sequence GTGCTGAGCGGTTCGCCGTTTCTCTCCCAGCTGTGGAACACCGTGTTCATCTCGGTGGTGACGCTGATTGGAACGCTGGTCACCAGCGCCATGGCGGGCTTTGCCTTCTCCTGGGTATTTCGTTTTCGCGGCAAGGACGCGCTGTTTGTGATCGTGCTGGTGTCCATCATGATCCCTTACCATGTGCTGCTGGTGCCTACCTTTGCCTTGTTGCGGACCATGGGCCTGCTGGATTCTCCCTGGGCGATCATTTTGTCCACCATGGTGTCGCCGTTCGGCATCTTCCTGATGCGGCAGTTCTACATCGGCATACCCAAAGAACTTGCCGAAGCCGCTACCCTGGACGGCTGCTCGCCCTGGGGTATCTTCTGGAAGATCTTCCTGCCGCTTTCCAAGCCGTCGCTGACTACGCTTGCCATCTTTACCTTTGTCGGCACCTGGAATGATTTTCTGCGCCCGCTGATTTTCCTCAGCAGCAACGAAAACCAGACGCTGACGCTTGGGATTTATACCGCGCAGGGCCTGTTCGCCACCAACTGGCCCGTGTTGATGGCCACGGTGGGTCTAAGCCTGCTGCCGGTGGTCATCATGTTCCTTTGCCTTCAGGATCTGTTTGTCAAGGGCGTTGCCCTGACCGGCCTGAAATAA
- a CDS encoding glycoside hydrolase family 32 protein — MSEDLQKLVDTAEASIRAAAVVAEQDASRPLYHFRAPSQWMDDPNGIIFHDGMYHMMYSLNPHSAEHRAGMVYKTAVRVWDVNSEDWTGGITVWGHARSKDLVHWEHLPIAVYPSIDKGEHFVWFGCTVINDEGVPMAVYTAIGPDMRPEDTAEQWAVLGSPDLMTWRPLPSNPLLTGAVHGDRVIGEWRDPFLFKDAGRTFMVLGGRCDGKPVVALYEATNPGFTAWTYRGIIFTHPRGGVPSAECPNLFKLGNKWVLLVSPHAEVEYYVGELDPDRCTFTIENSGIVDYSRNFYATNVLFDDRGRALAWGALVGFKETKGWNCCVSLPREFSLSADGALLQSPAAELRALRGPRLDIHHSTAKGPVVIGRLAQGQCLEFEAEFDHTATASFGLSIIHQDGRLDIELSPDSFRLGGFTAPLARRENKTKLQLFIDRTVLEIFIDNAACAARVIPLVRGAVEIALYSNGGEVTSAHGSVWQLQAEDLFTRFQG, encoded by the coding sequence GTGTCTGAAGATCTGCAAAAGCTTGTCGATACCGCCGAGGCATCTATCCGCGCCGCGGCCGTGGTTGCCGAACAGGATGCCAGCCGCCCGCTCTATCACTTCAGGGCGCCTTCGCAGTGGATGGACGATCCGAATGGGATCATATTCCATGACGGCATGTACCACATGATGTACAGCCTGAATCCGCACAGCGCCGAGCACCGCGCCGGCATGGTCTACAAGACGGCGGTGCGGGTATGGGATGTCAACAGCGAAGACTGGACCGGCGGCATTACCGTTTGGGGGCACGCGCGCAGTAAAGACCTGGTGCATTGGGAACATCTGCCCATCGCGGTCTACCCCTCCATCGACAAAGGCGAACATTTCGTCTGGTTCGGCTGCACGGTAATCAATGACGAAGGCGTGCCGATGGCGGTCTATACCGCCATCGGTCCCGACATGCGTCCGGAAGACACCGCCGAGCAATGGGCCGTCCTCGGCAGCCCGGACCTGATGACCTGGCGGCCGCTGCCGTCCAATCCGCTGTTGACCGGCGCGGTGCACGGCGATCGGGTGATTGGCGAGTGGCGCGATCCCTTCCTGTTCAAGGACGCCGGCCGAACCTTTATGGTGCTTGGCGGACGTTGCGACGGTAAACCCGTGGTGGCGCTGTATGAAGCCACCAACCCCGGCTTCACCGCCTGGACCTATCGCGGCATTATCTTCACCCATCCCCGCGGCGGCGTGCCAAGCGCCGAATGTCCTAACCTGTTCAAGCTCGGCAACAAATGGGTACTGCTGGTATCCCCTCATGCCGAGGTGGAATATTACGTCGGCGAACTGGATCCGGACCGTTGCACCTTCACCATAGAGAACTCCGGGATTGTTGATTACAGCCGCAATTTCTACGCCACCAACGTGCTGTTCGACGATCGGGGACGCGCCCTGGCCTGGGGGGCGCTGGTGGGTTTCAAAGAGACAAAGGGCTGGAACTGCTGTGTATCGCTGCCCCGTGAATTCTCCCTGAGCGCCGACGGCGCGCTGCTTCAAAGCCCGGCCGCGGAACTGCGGGCGCTGCGTGGCCCCCGCCTTGATATCCATCATTCCACGGCCAAGGGCCCCGTTGTCATCGGCCGCTTGGCGCAAGGCCAGTGTCTTGAATTCGAGGCTGAATTTGACCATACGGCAACAGCGTCCTTCGGGCTGAGCATTATCCACCAGGACGGCAGGCTGGACATTGAACTCTCACCAGACTCGTTTCGGCTGGGCGGCTTCACCGCTCCGCTGGCGCGCCGGGAAAACAAGACGAAGCTGCAGTTATTCATCGATCGCACCGTGCTGGAAATCTTTATCGACAACGCCGCCTGTGCGGCGCGGGTCATTCCCCTGGTGAGGGGCGCGGTAGAAATTGCTCTCTATAGCAACGGGGGCGAGGTGACATCCGCACATGGCAGCGTCTGGCAGTTGCAGGCAGAGGATCTTTTCACCCGTTTCCAAGGGTGA